A single window of Acinetobacter wuhouensis DNA harbors:
- a CDS encoding NAD(P)H-dependent flavin oxidoreductase yields MSLLNQLGIKHPILLAPMAGVSTPELAAEVSNQGALGSLGLGANSVETARQQILATQALTDKPFQLNFFCHESCPTDVEANLNWINYLKPEFEKFGATPPTELKCIYPSFKDNDDYLNLCLETKPKAVSFHFGIPHSNQIKRLQDAGIITMVSATNLIEAKSIEAAGIDIIIAQGTEAGGHRGIFNANIDGAIKTADLVQLIKRHCSLPVIAAGGIMNGAQAKAMMKMGADAVQLGTAFVQCKSSNANAAYRQALFDQPITQITATISGRPARGLINHWQAEIDQANRPDSAPYPYAYDIAKQLNALALKNDDVGYGAFWAGSNVAQIRQLEAPDLINQLVVEMNHA; encoded by the coding sequence ATGTCGCTACTAAACCAATTAGGAATTAAACATCCGATCCTGCTCGCGCCTATGGCAGGTGTCTCGACTCCTGAATTAGCTGCTGAAGTTTCCAATCAAGGTGCTTTAGGTTCATTGGGTCTAGGGGCAAATTCGGTTGAAACAGCGAGACAGCAAATTTTAGCGACGCAAGCACTGACAGATAAGCCATTTCAGCTTAACTTTTTTTGCCACGAATCATGTCCAACGGATGTCGAAGCCAATCTAAATTGGATTAATTATTTAAAACCTGAATTTGAGAAATTTGGTGCGACACCACCGACTGAGTTGAAATGTATTTATCCAAGTTTTAAAGACAATGATGATTATTTAAATCTTTGTTTAGAAACGAAACCCAAAGCAGTAAGTTTTCATTTTGGGATTCCGCACAGCAATCAAATAAAAAGATTACAAGATGCTGGTATTATTACTATGGTTTCAGCGACCAATTTAATTGAAGCGAAATCAATAGAAGCTGCGGGTATTGATATTATCATCGCGCAAGGTACTGAAGCGGGCGGTCATCGTGGTATTTTTAATGCAAATATTGATGGCGCAATTAAAACAGCTGACCTCGTTCAATTGATTAAACGTCACTGTTCATTACCTGTCATTGCAGCAGGCGGAATAATGAATGGTGCACAAGCAAAAGCTATGATGAAAATGGGGGCTGATGCGGTTCAACTCGGTACAGCATTTGTTCAATGTAAATCATCAAATGCCAATGCTGCGTATCGCCAAGCCCTATTCGACCAACCCATTACTCAAATAACAGCAACAATTTCAGGTCGACCAGCTCGTGGTCTAATTAATCATTGGCAAGCTGAAATTGATCAAGCAAATCGTCCCGATTCTGCACCCTATCCATACGCTTATGACATTGCTAAACAATTAAATGCTTTAGCCTTAAAAAATGACGATGTGGGTTATGGTGCTTTCTGGGCAGGTTCAAATGTGGCACAAATTCGACAACTTGAAGCACCTGATTTGATTAATCAATTGGTTGTGGAAATGAATCACGCTTAA
- a CDS encoding VIT1/CCC1 transporter family protein: protein MPHSHHLEQHFIQRTGWLRAAVLGANDGIISVTSLVMGMAASGASSHTLLITCIAGLISGATSMAAGEYISVKSQSDIEEADLKIEARELEKNPHLELKELTQIYIHRGLDPELAHQVAIQLSARDALEAHARDEIGINEMTTAKPIQAAASSALSFSVGALLPTLAILFSPEIYLSKIVLVVGILSLAFLGALSSYFAGTSMLKGSLRVAVWGILAMIFSSWIGSLFNVSTV from the coding sequence ATGCCGCATTCTCATCATTTAGAACAACACTTTATACAACGTACAGGTTGGTTAAGAGCAGCCGTTTTAGGTGCAAACGATGGCATCATTTCTGTCACCAGCTTAGTGATGGGTATGGCAGCCAGTGGTGCTTCAAGTCACACCCTTTTAATTACCTGTATTGCAGGCTTAATTTCTGGTGCAACTTCAATGGCTGCTGGTGAATATATTTCAGTTAAATCTCAATCTGATATTGAAGAAGCTGATCTAAAAATTGAAGCTAGAGAACTCGAAAAAAACCCACATTTAGAGCTTAAAGAGCTCACCCAGATCTATATACATCGTGGTTTAGACCCTGAACTTGCACACCAAGTTGCAATCCAACTCTCAGCAAGAGATGCTTTAGAAGCGCATGCCAGAGATGAGATTGGAATCAATGAAATGACCACTGCCAAACCAATTCAAGCCGCAGCATCTTCCGCCCTTTCATTTTCAGTTGGGGCACTTTTACCCACACTCGCCATACTATTTAGCCCAGAAATTTATCTGAGTAAAATTGTACTCGTCGTCGGAATACTTTCTTTAGCATTTTTAGGTGCATTATCTAGTTATTTCGCAGGGACATCCATGCTCAAAGGTAGTTTACGTGTTGCAGTTTGGGGCATTCTCGCAATGATTTTCTCAAGTTGGATCGGTTCTTTATTTAATGTCTCAACCGTTTAA
- a CDS encoding tyrosine-type recombinase/integrase, producing MKLPKPRKRGESYRIELMFNGTRISATRDTEKECEQWAMLKLLELKTNQHLKEDIKQHYPFSALMSKYYEEVGKSLKSKRFIKISISQFIKTYPILAETSIHDITPQILTDWRNSRLKKVSSASVLRDISLFSAIFSYAQKELFLIDKNPFSLVSKPSQPKARNRRISEEEIALILDAHDYQIGQVPSKQEHFIAWVFLFAIETTMRQGEILSIKRSDIYEDYIHLPMTKNGDARDVPLLDSAKELLKLIPNNGSEKLLDISSTTFQNMFGNRIRKIGLTDFHFHDTRHEGITRMVRKRKIPVEMLAKITGHKTIGILINTYYNPTATEISKMLNESN from the coding sequence ATGAAGCTTCCAAAACCTAGAAAACGCGGTGAATCTTATCGAATTGAGCTCATGTTTAATGGTACAAGAATAAGCGCAACGCGAGATACTGAAAAAGAATGTGAGCAATGGGCGATGCTCAAGTTGCTCGAATTAAAAACAAATCAGCATCTCAAGGAGGATATCAAACAACATTATCCTTTTTCCGCATTAATGTCTAAATATTATGAAGAAGTTGGTAAATCTCTTAAGTCAAAAAGATTCATTAAAATATCAATTAGCCAATTTATCAAAACCTATCCAATTCTGGCTGAAACATCAATTCATGATATTACGCCACAAATACTTACTGATTGGCGTAATTCAAGATTAAAGAAAGTTAGCTCAGCCTCTGTGTTGAGGGATATTTCTTTATTTTCAGCAATCTTTTCTTATGCTCAGAAAGAATTATTTTTGATTGATAAAAATCCTTTCTCGCTAGTATCTAAACCATCCCAACCCAAGGCAAGAAATAGGCGAATCAGTGAAGAAGAAATTGCTTTAATTCTTGATGCTCATGATTATCAAATTGGACAAGTACCATCAAAACAAGAGCATTTTATTGCATGGGTATTTTTATTCGCAATTGAAACAACAATGAGACAGGGTGAGATACTTTCGATCAAGCGATCAGATATTTATGAGGACTATATTCATTTACCAATGACTAAAAATGGAGATGCTAGAGACGTTCCATTATTAGATAGCGCAAAAGAACTTTTAAAGCTCATTCCCAACAATGGATCTGAAAAGCTATTAGATATAAGTAGTACAACTTTTCAGAATATGTTTGGAAATAGAATAAGGAAAATTGGATTAACTGACTTCCATTTTCACGACACAAGGCATGAGGGAATAACAAGGATGGTGAGAAAAAGAAAAATTCCAGTTGAAATGTTGGCAAAGATTACAGGGCATAAAACTATTGGTATTTTGATTAATACTTACTACAACCCAACAGCCACAGAAATAAGCAAAATGCTAAACGAGTCTAATTGA
- a CDS encoding SMI1/KNR4 family protein, whose amino-acid sequence MGSFKYLITVESDTPPQVMLGQSAFGGEIVGLEMEKIPTLVSVAWLVEKYGMAKTTIIKRLDGFNQGSDGKFLYDSKTAMAILSQNPKSKRGAKRVN is encoded by the coding sequence ATGGGGTCATTTAAATATCTTATTACTGTTGAAAGCGATACACCTCCTCAAGTGATGCTTGGTCAAAGTGCATTTGGTGGTGAGATTGTTGGCTTGGAAATGGAAAAAATACCCACTCTTGTGTCCGTAGCATGGCTTGTTGAGAAGTACGGGATGGCAAAAACAACAATCATTAAAAGATTGGATGGATTTAATCAGGGATCTGATGGAAAGTTTTTGTACGACTCCAAAACAGCAATGGCAATCTTGAGTCAAAATCCTAAAAGTAAACGTGGTGCTAAACGAGTCAATTAG
- a CDS encoding DUF262 domain-containing protein, which translates to MKISEFNALIKPIERPIRNFHCGFNYLETWIQGESEYCADGIDFNPDFQRGHVWTEQQQVNFLENVLRRIVDESGLTIRFNNPAWREVDLNGDLPEQTVCVDGLQRLTAIRKFIKGELTVFGIKHNDLPMRVILRDLRIVIQMYDFQNKKDLLQFYLDINSGGTAHTKVELNRVRALMGAIA; encoded by the coding sequence ATGAAAATAAGTGAATTTAATGCTCTTATCAAACCAATTGAGCGCCCTATTCGTAATTTTCACTGCGGTTTTAATTATCTTGAAACTTGGATTCAAGGTGAAAGTGAATATTGTGCAGATGGTATTGATTTTAATCCCGACTTCCAGCGTGGGCATGTTTGGACTGAACAGCAGCAAGTAAATTTTTTAGAGAATGTGCTTCGTAGAATTGTAGATGAAAGCGGCTTAACTATTCGCTTTAATAATCCTGCTTGGCGTGAAGTTGATTTAAACGGTGACCTTCCTGAGCAGACTGTTTGTGTTGATGGATTGCAGCGACTCACTGCTATTCGTAAATTTATTAAAGGCGAATTAACAGTATTTGGAATCAAGCATAATGATCTGCCGATGCGTGTGATTTTGCGAGATTTGCGAATCGTTATCCAGATGTACGATTTTCAAAATAAAAAGGATCTTCTGCAATTTTATCTAGATATAAATAGTGGTGGTACTGCTCATACTAAAGTTGAATTAAATCGAGTGCGGGCTTTGATGGGAGCAATAGCATGA